A section of the Brevundimonas sp. AJA228-03 genome encodes:
- a CDS encoding molybdopterin-binding protein produces MEHTSPTAAVLIIGDEILSGRTADTNLNTIARFLAALGIDLLEARTVGDRPGQIIEALNALRAAHDYVFTTGGIGPTHDDITAECVAEAFGVAIGERDDALAILLRRYGDELNEARRRMARIPDGGVLIANPVTDAPGFQIGNVFVMAGVPRIMTAMLEDLVPRLRTGAVVHARTLRVTGVGEGVIAAPLAEAAGASRDLSFGSYPFGAGSDGEVGTNLVVRGRDAAAVEAAVEALAATLGATGIATRRQ; encoded by the coding sequence ATGGAACACACATCCCCGACCGCCGCCGTCCTGATCATCGGCGATGAAATCCTGTCCGGGCGGACGGCCGACACCAATCTGAACACTATCGCCCGGTTCCTGGCGGCCCTGGGGATCGACCTGCTGGAGGCACGCACCGTGGGCGACCGGCCCGGGCAGATCATCGAGGCGCTGAACGCGCTGAGGGCCGCTCACGACTATGTTTTCACCACCGGCGGCATCGGGCCGACGCACGACGACATCACCGCGGAGTGCGTGGCCGAGGCGTTCGGTGTGGCCATCGGCGAACGGGACGACGCCCTGGCCATTCTGCTGCGGCGCTATGGCGATGAACTGAACGAGGCGCGGCGGCGGATGGCGCGGATTCCCGACGGCGGGGTGCTCATCGCCAATCCGGTCACGGACGCCCCCGGATTCCAGATCGGCAATGTCTTCGTCATGGCGGGCGTGCCCAGGATCATGACAGCGATGCTGGAGGACCTGGTGCCCCGGCTCCGGACCGGGGCCGTGGTCCATGCCCGGACGCTCAGGGTCACCGGTGTGGGCGAGGGGGTGATCGCGGCACCGCTGGCCGAGGCGGCCGGGGCCAGTCGCGACCTGTCGTTCGGCAGCTATCCCTTCGGGGCGGGCTCGGACGGGGAAGTCGGAACCAATCTGGTGGTGCGCGGTCGCGATGCGGCGGCGGTCGAGGCCGCGGTGGAAGCCCTCGCGGCGACGCTGGGGGCGACGGGGATAGCGACGCGCCGTCAATAG
- a CDS encoding superoxide dismutase — protein sequence MAFTLPPLPYAHDALEPAIDSGTMTFHHGKHHQAYVDRLNEAVAADAALADHAIEDLLKSVSTLPVAVRNNGGGHWNHSLFWELLAPVGQGGEPSAGLAAAIDRDLGGLEKFRTDFNAAGAARFGSGWAWLIVQDGKLKITSTPNQDNPLMDVADEKGAVVLAADVWEHAYYLKYQNRRPDYLKAFWTVVNWNKANALFAAATA from the coding sequence ATGGCCTTCACCCTGCCGCCCCTGCCCTATGCCCATGATGCGCTGGAGCCCGCCATCGATTCCGGGACGATGACCTTCCATCACGGCAAGCATCACCAGGCCTATGTCGACAGGCTGAATGAGGCGGTCGCCGCCGACGCCGCACTGGCCGACCATGCGATCGAGGACCTGCTGAAGAGTGTGTCGACCCTGCCCGTGGCCGTGCGCAACAACGGCGGCGGGCACTGGAATCACAGCCTGTTCTGGGAACTGCTGGCCCCCGTCGGCCAGGGTGGCGAGCCCTCGGCCGGACTGGCCGCCGCGATCGACCGCGACCTGGGCGGGCTGGAAAAGTTCAGGACGGATTTCAATGCGGCCGGTGCGGCCCGGTTCGGCTCCGGCTGGGCCTGGCTGATCGTGCAGGACGGAAAGTTGAAGATCACCTCGACGCCCAACCAGGACAATCCGCTGATGGACGTCGCCGATGAGAAGGGCGCAGTCGTTCTGGCCGCGGACGTCTGGGAACACGCCTACTACCTGAAATACCAGAACCGCCGGCCTGACTATCTGAAGGCCTTCTGGACGGTGGTGAACTGGAACAAGGCCAACGCCCTGTTCGCGGCCGCGACGGCCTGA
- the grxD gene encoding Grx4 family monothiol glutaredoxin, with protein sequence MSNQALDTATPADPIHAFIARTVAEHPVVLFMKGTPDSPRCGFSAHAVQILDHIGASFVGVDVLQDDGLRDGIKTFTDWPTIPQLYVKGEFVGGSDIVKEMFQAGELTALMVERGVPLGEA encoded by the coding sequence GTGTCCAACCAGGCTCTCGATACCGCGACCCCCGCCGATCCGATCCATGCCTTCATCGCCCGGACGGTGGCCGAACATCCGGTCGTCCTGTTCATGAAGGGCACGCCCGATTCCCCGCGCTGCGGCTTCTCGGCCCATGCGGTCCAGATCCTCGATCACATCGGCGCATCCTTCGTCGGTGTCGACGTGCTGCAGGACGACGGCCTGCGCGACGGCATCAAGACCTTTACCGACTGGCCCACCATCCCGCAGCTGTATGTGAAGGGCGAGTTCGTGGGCGGCTCCGACATCGTCAAGGAGATGTTCCAGGCCGGAGAACTGACCGCCCTGATGGTCGAAAGGGGCGTGCCGCTCGGGGAGGCCTGA
- a CDS encoding DUF1345 domain-containing protein, with protein MPRKPSKPAAPPAVAKSGPRLFRLHGHLLIGLLLAIVVTLASPSEWRWTVRLASGWDAGVALFLMLTFIKMARARSVDAIRQRAADLDEGGTAVLPLSLLAAMASVVVVVSEAASATGENQATAAALILGTEALSWLFVHVIFALHYAHRFYAPDEANADTGGLIFPGGTEPDYWDFLHFSLVIGVASQTADIQISEQRIRRLSTVHSVTAFVFNTVLVALAVNLAVSLI; from the coding sequence ATGCCCCGAAAGCCGTCGAAGCCCGCCGCGCCGCCTGCCGTGGCGAAGTCCGGGCCCCGGCTGTTCCGGCTCCATGGCCACCTGCTGATCGGACTCCTGCTCGCCATCGTGGTGACCCTGGCGTCCCCGTCGGAGTGGCGCTGGACGGTGCGCCTGGCCAGCGGCTGGGACGCGGGCGTGGCCCTGTTCCTGATGCTGACCTTCATCAAGATGGCGCGCGCCCGATCGGTCGACGCCATTCGTCAGCGCGCCGCCGATCTGGACGAGGGTGGCACCGCGGTCCTGCCGCTCAGCCTGCTCGCCGCCATGGCCAGCGTCGTCGTCGTGGTCTCCGAAGCCGCCTCGGCCACCGGAGAGAACCAGGCCACCGCCGCCGCCCTGATCCTCGGCACCGAGGCTCTGTCGTGGCTGTTCGTCCATGTCATCTTCGCCCTGCACTACGCCCACCGCTTCTATGCGCCGGACGAGGCGAACGCGGACACCGGCGGCCTGATCTTTCCAGGCGGAACGGAGCCGGACTACTGGGACTTCCTGCATTTTTCGCTGGTGATCGGCGTCGCCAGCCAGACCGCCGACATCCAGATTTCCGAACAGCGCATCCGCCGCCTGTCCACGGTCCACAGCGTGACCGCCTTTGTCTTCAACACCGTTCTGGTGGCCCTGGCGGTGAACCTGGCGGTCAGCCTGATCTGA
- a CDS encoding aldo/keto reductase has protein sequence MRYRPFGASGAAISTLTLSLGHDSLARGKGAASDLIFCALEAGINAYRLETADPVLAEVLGQALVNVERKLLNVSLQLGAGDGRRGSARDFTAEGMTVAIDRVLQISGLGWIDMALLEEPGEHELPQSSLNALKALRATGRVRYLGISGETPVMDTYVSTGAFDVLATPFHVNSDWRVRSRMRVAREQDMAILAYGYFPDSLNTEKKAITLNQPKKGLFGFGGRQKQDPLASVGSFAFLHRTPSWTAEAICLAHAMSDSSVCSVLINADDIERLNTLAAVPEKEMPHGLSAQIEMARVAA, from the coding sequence ATGCGTTACCGGCCCTTCGGCGCTTCCGGCGCCGCCATCTCGACCCTGACTCTCAGCCTTGGCCACGACAGCCTGGCGCGCGGCAAGGGTGCCGCCAGCGACCTGATCTTTTGCGCCCTGGAAGCGGGCATCAATGCCTACCGGCTGGAAACCGCCGATCCCGTCCTGGCCGAGGTCCTGGGTCAGGCCCTGGTCAACGTCGAGCGCAAGCTGCTGAACGTCAGCCTGCAACTGGGGGCGGGGGACGGTCGGCGCGGCTCCGCTCGCGACTTCACGGCAGAGGGCATGACCGTAGCCATCGATCGGGTCCTGCAGATCTCGGGGCTGGGCTGGATCGACATGGCCCTGCTCGAAGAACCCGGCGAGCATGAACTGCCGCAGTCGTCGCTGAACGCCTTGAAGGCGCTGCGCGCCACCGGTCGTGTTCGATATCTGGGCATCTCGGGCGAGACCCCGGTCATGGACACCTATGTCTCGACCGGGGCATTCGACGTCCTGGCCACGCCCTTCCACGTCAATTCCGACTGGCGGGTGCGCTCGCGGATGCGGGTGGCGCGCGAGCAGGACATGGCGATCCTGGCCTATGGCTATTTCCCCGACAGCCTGAACACCGAAAAGAAGGCGATCACGCTCAACCAGCCGAAGAAGGGCCTGTTCGGCTTTGGCGGGCGGCAGAAGCAAGATCCGTTGGCCAGCGTGGGCTCCTTCGCCTTCCTGCATCGCACGCCCAGCTGGACCGCAGAGGCCATCTGCCTGGCCCACGCCATGAGCGATTCCTCCGTCTGCAGCGTCCTCATCAACGCCGACGACATCGAGCGGCTGAACACCCTGGCCGCGGTGCCGGAGAAGGAGATGCCGCATGGCCTTTCCGCCCAGATCGAGATGGCCAGAGTCGCGGCCTGA
- a CDS encoding GNAT family N-acetyltransferase → MLSTARLTLTPVAVSDYDDLVLLWQDAAFTRHITGRNLSAEEVWFRLLRDIGHWSVLGRGNWSMRLTETGAYVGSVGVLDYHRDVVPPMGAPELGWGIGGAFQGQGLAREGVSAALAWADAVLKAPRTVCMIAPVNLASLRLAGHVGYVRYADGIYRDEPTILMERINPSGPR, encoded by the coding sequence GTGCTGTCCACCGCCCGCCTGACACTCACGCCGGTCGCCGTATCCGACTACGACGACCTTGTCCTGCTGTGGCAGGATGCGGCCTTCACCCGGCACATCACCGGACGGAACCTGTCGGCGGAGGAGGTGTGGTTCCGCCTGCTGCGCGATATCGGCCACTGGTCGGTGCTGGGGCGTGGCAACTGGTCGATGCGGCTGACGGAGACCGGTGCCTATGTCGGTTCGGTCGGGGTGCTGGACTACCATCGCGACGTGGTCCCGCCGATGGGGGCACCAGAGCTTGGCTGGGGCATCGGCGGGGCGTTTCAGGGTCAGGGTCTGGCCAGAGAGGGTGTGTCCGCCGCGCTCGCATGGGCTGACGCTGTGCTGAAGGCGCCGCGCACCGTCTGCATGATCGCGCCGGTTAACCTGGCGTCCCTGCGCCTTGCGGGCCATGTCGGCTACGTCCGCTATGCCGACGGCATCTATCGCGACGAGCCGACGATCCTGATGGAACGGATCAACCCGTCCGGGCCGAGGTAG
- a CDS encoding DEAD/DEAH box helicase, whose product MTTTFESFGLNKALLQALTTEGYTVPTPIQAQAIPSVMLGKDLLGIAQTGTGKTAAFALPILHRLAENRVAPLPRTTRCLILSPTRELASQIADSFKAYGRHLGFKVAVVFGGVKYGPQERAIQAGLDVLVATPGRLLDHMQQKTLDLSSTEIFVLDEADQMLDLGFVKPIRQIVSRIPAKRQNLFFSATMPTEIGKLAGELLKEPVKVQVTPQSTTVERINQSVIHVEQGRKRALLTEMFADDNFTRCLVFTKTKHGADKVAAYLEAGGVQAGAIHGNKSQPQRERTLAAFKAGKLRVLVATDIAARGIDVDGVSHVVNFELPFVPEAYVHRIGRTARAGADGSAISFVAGDEMKLLKDIEKVTRQKIPATDRRNDKSLGLLDQSIMAAGVGTKATMPDREDQPRGEGRNRNPRRDGVKKEHGGQPHRIRGKGAPNRDGARDGGGRDQNRGHNGDRSIVSVVPFDPLAADRARSAASANRPVSETRPDGEIRRRPRGRRPSNGGKGYVAKG is encoded by the coding sequence TTGACCACTACATTCGAGTCCTTCGGCCTGAACAAGGCCCTGCTGCAGGCCCTCACCACCGAGGGCTACACCGTCCCCACCCCCATCCAGGCCCAGGCCATTCCCTCGGTCATGCTCGGCAAGGACCTGCTGGGCATCGCCCAGACCGGCACCGGCAAGACCGCAGCCTTCGCCCTGCCGATCCTGCATCGCCTGGCCGAGAACCGCGTCGCTCCCCTGCCGCGCACCACGCGCTGCCTGATCCTGTCGCCGACGCGCGAACTGGCCAGCCAGATCGCCGACAGCTTCAAGGCCTATGGTCGCCACCTCGGCTTCAAGGTCGCGGTTGTCTTCGGCGGCGTGAAATACGGCCCGCAGGAACGTGCCATCCAGGCCGGCCTCGACGTGCTGGTCGCCACGCCCGGCCGTCTGCTGGATCACATGCAGCAGAAGACCCTGGACCTGTCCTCGACCGAGATCTTCGTCCTCGACGAGGCCGACCAGATGCTGGACCTCGGCTTCGTCAAGCCAATCCGCCAGATCGTCAGCCGCATCCCGGCCAAGCGCCAGAACCTGTTCTTCTCGGCCACCATGCCGACCGAGATCGGCAAGCTGGCCGGCGAGCTTCTGAAGGAGCCCGTCAAGGTCCAGGTGACGCCGCAGTCGACCACGGTCGAGCGCATCAACCAGTCGGTCATCCACGTCGAACAGGGCCGGAAGCGCGCCCTGCTGACGGAAATGTTCGCCGACGACAACTTCACCCGCTGCCTGGTCTTCACCAAGACCAAGCACGGTGCCGACAAGGTCGCGGCCTATCTGGAAGCCGGCGGCGTCCAGGCCGGTGCCATCCACGGCAACAAGTCCCAGCCCCAGCGTGAGCGCACCCTGGCCGCCTTCAAGGCCGGCAAGCTGCGCGTGCTGGTCGCCACCGACATCGCCGCCCGCGGCATCGACGTGGACGGCGTCTCGCACGTGGTGAATTTCGAACTGCCCTTCGTGCCGGAAGCCTATGTCCACCGCATCGGCCGGACGGCCCGCGCCGGGGCCGACGGCTCGGCCATCAGCTTCGTCGCCGGCGACGAGATGAAGCTGCTGAAGGACATCGAGAAGGTCACCCGCCAGAAGATCCCCGCCACCGACCGGCGCAACGACAAGTCGCTGGGCCTGCTGGACCAGTCGATCATGGCCGCCGGCGTCGGCACCAAGGCCACCATGCCCGACCGCGAGGATCAGCCCCGTGGCGAGGGTCGCAACCGCAACCCGCGGCGCGATGGCGTCAAGAAGGAGCACGGCGGCCAGCCGCACCGCATTCGCGGCAAGGGTGCCCCGAACCGGGATGGCGCGCGTGACGGCGGCGGACGCGACCAGAACCGGGGCCACAACGGCGACCGTTCGATCGTCAGTGTCGTGCCGTTCGACCCGCTCGCGGCCGACCGCGCCCGCTCGGCCGCCTCTGCCAATCGCCCGGTCAGTGAAACGAGGCCCGACGGCGAAATCCGCCGCCGCCCCCGCGGCCGTCGTCCGTCCAACGGTGGCAAGGGCTACGTCGCCAAGGGCTGA
- a CDS encoding BolA family protein yields the protein MPMPAETLHAYLTEAFPDAEIVIDDLAGDGDHYKARIVSTAFAGLPRVRQHQLVYAALKGHMGGELHALALETSAPPDMMS from the coding sequence ATGCCGATGCCCGCCGAAACCCTTCACGCCTATCTGACCGAGGCCTTTCCCGACGCCGAGATCGTCATCGATGATCTCGCGGGCGATGGCGATCACTACAAGGCCCGCATCGTCTCTACCGCCTTCGCCGGCCTGCCGCGCGTGAGACAGCACCAGCTCGTCTATGCCGCGCTCAAGGGCCATATGGGCGGCGAACTGCACGCCCTCGCCCTCGAAACCTCCGCTCCCCCTGACATGATGAGCTGA
- the rpsD gene encoding 30S ribosomal protein S4: MSKRHSAKYKIDRAMGENLWGRAKSPVNKRSYGPGQHGQRRKSKVSDFGLQLKAKQKLKGYYANLTEKQFRKTYDEAARRKGNTSETLIGLLEARLDATVYRAKFVPTPWAARQFVNHGHVTVNGKKVNIASYTLKPGDVVEVKEKSRNMALVLEAQQSGERDIPDYLELGDRGFSVRFVRFPELADVPFAVKMEPNLVVEYYSS; the protein is encoded by the coding sequence ATGTCCAAGCGCCACAGCGCCAAATACAAGATCGACCGCGCCATGGGTGAAAACCTGTGGGGCCGTGCCAAGAGCCCGGTCAACAAGCGTTCCTACGGCCCCGGCCAGCACGGTCAGCGCCGCAAGTCCAAGGTTTCCGACTTCGGCCTGCAGCTGAAGGCCAAGCAGAAGCTCAAGGGCTACTACGCCAACCTGACGGAAAAGCAGTTCCGCAAGACCTATGACGAGGCCGCCCGTCGCAAGGGCAACACCTCCGAGACCCTGATCGGTCTGCTGGAAGCCCGTCTGGACGCCACCGTCTATCGCGCCAAGTTCGTGCCGACCCCGTGGGCCGCGCGCCAGTTCGTCAACCACGGCCATGTGACCGTCAACGGCAAGAAGGTGAACATCGCCTCCTACACGCTGAAGCCGGGCGACGTCGTCGAGGTCAAGGAAAAGTCCCGCAACATGGCGCTGGTCCTCGAAGCCCAGCAGTCCGGCGAGCGCGACATTCCCGATTATCTGGAACTGGGTGACCGCGGCTTCTCGGTCCGCTTCGTCCGCTTCCCCGAATTGGCCGATGTGCCGTTCGCGGTGAAGATGGAACCGAACCTGGTCGTCGAATACTACAGCTCGTAA
- the map gene encoding type I methionyl aminopeptidase: MYETPELDTETLVRTSAIRLYEPDDFEGMRIAGRLVADALDMITPYVVPGVTTREIDDRIRQYTLDRGGLPACLGYKGYMKTVCTSINHVVCHGIPGDRVLKDGDIVNIDHTVIVDGWHGDSSRMFAVGEVNARARKLIDVTYESLALGLEQVKPGNTFGDIGFAIQRHVEAARMSVVRDFCGHGIGRLFHDSPNVLHYGRKGEGAVLKPGMFFTVEPMVNLGKPHVKVLSDGWTAVTRDKSLSAQCEHTVGVTEDGVEIFTASPMGLFNPAAAGA; this comes from the coding sequence ATGTATGAAACGCCCGAGCTGGACACCGAGACCCTGGTCCGCACCAGCGCCATCCGCCTGTACGAGCCCGACGATTTCGAGGGCATGCGCATCGCCGGGCGTCTGGTGGCCGACGCGTTGGACATGATCACGCCCTATGTGGTGCCGGGCGTCACGACCCGGGAGATCGACGACCGCATCCGCCAGTACACCCTGGACCGCGGCGGCCTGCCCGCCTGCCTGGGCTACAAGGGCTATATGAAGACCGTCTGCACCTCGATCAATCACGTGGTGTGCCACGGTATCCCCGGCGATCGGGTGCTGAAGGACGGCGACATCGTCAACATTGACCACACCGTTATCGTCGATGGCTGGCACGGCGATTCCAGCCGCATGTTCGCGGTGGGTGAGGTCAACGCCCGCGCCCGGAAGCTGATCGACGTCACCTATGAATCCCTGGCGCTCGGCCTGGAACAGGTGAAGCCCGGCAACACCTTCGGCGACATCGGCTTCGCCATCCAGCGCCATGTCGAGGCCGCCCGCATGTCGGTCGTGCGCGACTTCTGCGGCCACGGCATCGGACGGCTGTTTCACGACAGCCCCAACGTCCTGCACTACGGGCGCAAGGGCGAGGGCGCGGTGCTGAAACCGGGCATGTTCTTCACCGTCGAGCCGATGGTGAACCTGGGCAAGCCGCACGTGAAGGTCCTGTCCGACGGCTGGACCGCTGTCACCCGTGACAAGTCCCTGTCTGCCCAGTGCGAGCACACCGTGGGCGTTACCGAGGACGGGGTCGAGATCTTCACCGCCAGTCCCATGGGCCTGTTCAACCCGGCGGCCGCAGGGGCTTGA
- the radC gene encoding DNA repair protein RadC, translated as MTDQSEDIARTVPKPPPHHAGHRERLRHRARTAGLTHLPDYELMELFLFRSQPQGDVKPIAKALLSRFGSLAAVLAASVEDLMTVRTEDTKGRTKSVGMETALDLAALHEVAQRVAREPATKRPVISSWSALLAYVRLALQHEPREQFRVLYLDKKNQLILDEVQNRGTVDHAPVYPREVVRRGLEVSAAAMILVHNHPSGDPTPSRADIDMTRQIVQAARSLAVEVHDHLIVGREGVTSFKQLGLM; from the coding sequence GTGACGGATCAGAGCGAAGACATCGCCCGGACGGTGCCCAAACCCCCGCCCCATCATGCCGGTCACCGGGAACGCCTGCGCCATCGCGCCCGCACCGCCGGCCTGACCCATCTGCCGGATTACGAGCTGATGGAGCTGTTTCTGTTCCGGAGCCAGCCGCAGGGCGACGTCAAGCCGATCGCCAAGGCGCTCCTCTCCCGCTTCGGCTCCCTCGCCGCCGTCCTCGCCGCCAGCGTGGAGGACCTGATGACCGTCCGCACCGAGGACACGAAGGGCCGGACAAAGTCCGTCGGCATGGAGACGGCGCTCGACCTCGCCGCCCTGCACGAGGTGGCCCAGCGCGTGGCCAGGGAACCGGCCACAAAGCGCCCGGTGATCTCGTCATGGTCGGCTCTGCTGGCCTATGTCCGCCTCGCGCTCCAGCATGAGCCGCGCGAACAGTTCCGGGTCCTGTATCTCGACAAGAAGAACCAGCTGATCCTCGACGAGGTCCAGAACCGGGGCACGGTCGATCACGCCCCGGTCTATCCGCGCGAGGTCGTGCGCCGCGGACTGGAGGTCTCCGCGGCCGCCATGATCCTGGTCCACAACCATCCGTCCGGCGACCCGACGCCCAGTCGCGCCGACATCGACATGACCCGACAGATCGTCCAGGCCGCCAGGTCCCTGGCCGTCGAGGTCCACGACCACCTGATCGTCGGTCGCGAGGGCGTGACCAGCTTCAAGCAGCTGGGGCTGATGTGA
- a CDS encoding thioesterase family protein has translation MARTVLEPRADREIFELPLEIRPEHIDENGHVNNVVYVGWLQDAGTTHWNARFDAETRAKWSWVALRHEIDYLRALKPDATAIARTWVGDPHGPRFARFVRIEDGEGRLCAQGVSEWCLVEAATLRPTRIPATMLPTFERR, from the coding sequence GTGGCTCGCACCGTCCTGGAGCCCAGGGCCGATCGGGAGATTTTCGAGCTGCCGCTCGAAATCCGGCCAGAGCACATCGACGAGAACGGCCACGTCAACAATGTCGTCTATGTCGGCTGGCTGCAGGACGCCGGCACGACCCACTGGAACGCCCGCTTTGACGCCGAAACCCGCGCGAAATGGTCCTGGGTCGCCCTGAGGCACGAGATCGACTACCTCCGCGCGCTCAAGCCCGATGCCACCGCCATCGCCCGGACCTGGGTCGGTGACCCCCACGGCCCGCGCTTCGCCCGCTTTGTCCGCATCGAGGACGGCGAGGGTCGCCTGTGCGCGCAGGGTGTATCGGAATGGTGTCTGGTCGAAGCCGCGACCCTGCGCCCGACCCGCATTCCAGCGACCATGTTGCCGACCTTCGAACGCCGCTGA
- a CDS encoding sensor histidine kinase codes for MAAHPPLHPDGPLSLALAVVGSSRPPLLLLDETLKIIAASTSFCVAFDIDPDRIVGGFLGEVGTGEWNKPQLRVLLEATAKGNAAIAAYEMDLKGKRAGVRKLVINAQRLKYSDADPVRLLMTIEDVTAAREGEQQKNDLLREKAILLQELQHRVANSLQIIASVILQSARKTTSEETRINLRDAHSRVMSVATLQQQLAASRLGAVELEPYFTQLCKSIAASMIHDPTRLTLTVEVDDSVTDADVSVSLGLVVTELVINALKHAFPGGRSGSIVVGYRSHGPDWTLSIKDDGVGMPRDAASATPGLGTSIVEALSKQLKARIQVESDSHGTLVSVIHSPLSAIEATGSAV; via the coding sequence GTGGCTGCCCACCCGCCTCTGCATCCCGACGGTCCCCTCAGTCTCGCGCTGGCCGTGGTGGGTTCGTCCAGACCCCCCCTGCTGCTGCTCGACGAGACGCTGAAGATCATCGCCGCCAGCACCTCCTTCTGCGTGGCCTTCGACATTGACCCGGACCGGATCGTCGGCGGCTTCCTGGGTGAGGTCGGGACCGGCGAATGGAACAAGCCACAGCTGCGCGTCCTGCTGGAAGCCACAGCCAAGGGCAACGCCGCCATCGCGGCCTATGAGATGGACCTGAAGGGCAAAAGGGCGGGCGTCCGCAAGCTCGTCATCAATGCCCAGCGCCTGAAATACTCGGACGCCGACCCCGTCCGCCTGCTGATGACCATTGAGGACGTCACCGCCGCCCGCGAAGGCGAACAGCAGAAGAACGACCTGCTGCGTGAAAAGGCGATCCTGCTTCAGGAGCTCCAGCACCGCGTCGCCAACAGTCTGCAGATCATCGCCAGTGTCATCCTGCAGAGTGCCAGAAAGACGACGTCCGAAGAGACCCGAATCAACCTGCGCGACGCCCACAGCCGCGTGATGTCGGTCGCCACCCTGCAGCAGCAGCTGGCCGCCTCACGTCTCGGAGCCGTCGAGCTGGAGCCCTATTTCACCCAGCTGTGCAAGAGCATCGCCGCCTCGATGATCCACGACCCGACGCGGCTCACTCTGACGGTCGAGGTCGACGACAGTGTCACCGATGCCGACGTGTCCGTCAGCCTGGGTCTGGTGGTGACCGAACTGGTCATCAATGCATTGAAGCACGCCTTCCCCGGCGGCCGCAGCGGATCCATTGTCGTGGGCTATCGAAGCCATGGGCCAGACTGGACGCTCTCGATCAAGGACGACGGCGTGGGCATGCCCAGGGACGCGGCCAGTGCGACGCCGGGCCTCGGCACCAGCATCGTCGAAGCGCTGTCGAAACAGCTCAAGGCCCGCATCCAGGTCGAGAGCGACAGCCACGGGACGCTCGTCTCGGTGATCCACAGCCCGCTGTCGGCCATCGAGGCGACCGGCAGCGCCGTCTAG
- a CDS encoding MBL fold metallo-hydrolase: MIPHFKIAAAGLVLSTVLAAGACSKSEEAKAPAAPASAAPAVTGDVARFRIGSLEAISLRDGTLVVPNDNKVLGVGRTPQEVAAVLTGAGAPGDSISLSIQPLLVRTGERLVLIDTGVGSGLGGAGGKLQASLTAAGVDPADITEVLISHSHGDHVGGLVGAEGQLLFPNAVIRIEANEWDFMRANPELKSVSEAILPKVQVFRYGSEVAPGITAVEIAGHTPGHSGFEIVSGAEKLLYIGDAMHSSIISVQKPEWQIAFDNDAPVATASRVALDERAAANTLRLYGYHFPYPGVGRIEKARDAWRWVPEAAPAS, translated from the coding sequence ATGATCCCCCATTTCAAGATCGCCGCCGCCGGCCTCGTCCTGTCCACCGTCCTCGCCGCCGGTGCCTGTTCGAAGTCCGAGGAGGCCAAGGCACCCGCCGCGCCGGCGTCCGCCGCACCCGCAGTGACCGGTGATGTCGCCCGCTTCAGGATCGGGTCGCTGGAAGCCATCTCCCTTCGCGACGGCACCCTGGTCGTTCCCAACGACAACAAGGTCCTGGGTGTCGGCCGCACCCCGCAAGAGGTCGCGGCGGTCCTGACCGGAGCCGGTGCACCCGGGGACAGCATCAGCCTGTCGATCCAGCCGTTGCTGGTCCGCACGGGCGAGCGTCTGGTCCTGATCGACACCGGCGTCGGTTCCGGCCTGGGTGGGGCGGGCGGCAAGCTTCAGGCCAGCCTGACAGCCGCCGGCGTCGATCCGGCCGACATCACCGAAGTCCTGATCTCGCACAGCCACGGCGACCATGTCGGCGGCCTGGTCGGGGCGGAGGGACAGTTGCTGTTCCCCAATGCCGTGATCCGGATCGAGGCCAACGAGTGGGACTTCATGCGGGCCAACCCGGAACTGAAGTCGGTCAGCGAGGCTATCCTGCCCAAGGTCCAGGTGTTCCGTTACGGCTCCGAGGTCGCGCCGGGCATCACGGCGGTCGAGATCGCCGGCCATACGCCGGGCCATTCGGGCTTCGAGATCGTGTCGGGTGCGGAAAAGCTGCTCTATATCGGCGACGCCATGCACTCCTCGATCATCTCGGTGCAGAAGCCGGAGTGGCAGATCGCCTTCGACAACGACGCGCCCGTCGCCACCGCCAGCCGTGTCGCCCTGGACGAGCGCGCTGCCGCCAACACTCTGCGTCTCTACGGCTATCACTTCCCGTATCCGGGCGTCGGCCGCATCGAAAAGGCCCGCGACGCCTGGCGCTGGGTGCCGGAAGCCGCGCCGGCCAGCTGA